Proteins encoded in a region of the Balaenoptera musculus isolate JJ_BM4_2016_0621 chromosome 5, mBalMus1.pri.v3, whole genome shotgun sequence genome:
- the NKX1-1 gene encoding NK1 transcription factor-related protein 1 yields the protein MSASGPAATGDGPALPPPPPGPGPGLAPPAPAAAAARDAMDGRAELPAFPRAGAPPLAASDTVPAAPEGAGAARPGPPPRPTSFSVLDILDPNKFNSRRRRCVLLGPVAPAACAPCAPAPAAPGRPPRSEELERRALAAAGGAGAGTGAEPPHAGDPCKADEAEANGYSSGGGRSPSADSGDEAPDDDDEDEAPEAGAACGAEVRGGGSGLGARGSGCQGEAEAPPGAVDEATVLGPRGNSPGAPGPPGASAAPGGAGTTPQGAATATKPKRKRTGSDSKSGKPRRARTAFTYEQLVALENKFKATRYLSVCERLNLALSLSLTETQVKIWFQNRRTKWKKQNPGADTSAPTGGGGGPGPGSGPGSGLPGGLSPLSPSPPMGAPIAMHGPAGYPAHGPGGLVCAAQLPFLSSPAVLSPFVLGSQTYGAPAFYAPHL from the exons ATGAGCGCGAGTGGCCCGGCGGCTACCGGGGACGGCCCcgcgctgccgccgccgccgcccgggcccGGTCCGGGTCTCGCACcgcccgcgcccgccgccgccgccgcccgggacGCCATGGACGGGCGCGCTGAGCTGCCCGCCTTCCCGCGGGCCGGAGCCCCGCCGCTCGCCGCCAGCGACACGGTGCCCGCGGCGCCCGAGGGGGCTGgggcggcccggcccggccccccgCCGCGCCCCACCTCCTTCTCGGTGCTGGACATCCTGGACCCCAATAAGTTCAACAGCAGAAGACGCCGCTGTGTGCTCCTGGGCCCCGTGGCGCCCGCGGCGTGCGCCCCGTGCGCCCCGGCCCCCGCCGCCCCGGGACGCCCGCCGCGCTCCGAGGAGCTGGAGCGCCGTGCCCTCGCCGCCGCCGGAGGAGCTGGAGCCGGTACCGGAGCTGAGCCGCCGC ACGCCGGCGACCCCTGCAAGGCGGACGAGGCCGAGGCCAACGGCTACAGCAGCGGCGGTGGCCGCAGCCCGAGCGCAGACAGCGGGGACGAGGCGCCCGACGACGACGACGAGGACGAGGCGCCCGAGGCGGGAGCGGCGTGCGGCGCGGAGGTGCGGGGAGGCGGCAGTGGCCTCGGGGCCCGCGGGTCGGGCTGCCAGGGCGAGGCCGAGGCGCCCCCAGGCGCTGTCGATGAGGCCACTGTCCTCGGCCCCCGTGGGAACTCGCCCGGAGCCCCGGGCCCGCCGGGAGCCTCGGCGGCGCCCGGGGGTGCGGGGACGACCCCGCAGGGCGCGGCGACAGCGACGAAGCCCAAGCGGAAGCGCACGGGCTCCGACTCCAAGTCCGGGAAGCCGCGGCGCGCGCGCACCGCCTTCACCTACGAGCAGCTCGTGGCGCTGGAGAACAAGTTCAAGGCGACGCGCTACCTGTCGGTGTGCGAGCGCCTCAACCTGGCGCTGTCGCTGAGCCTCACCGAGACGCAGGTGAAGATCTGGTTCCAGAACCGCCGCACCAAGTGGAAGAAGCAGAACCCGGGCGCCGATACCAGCGCGCCGACCGGCGGCGGAGGGGGACCGGGGCCGGGCTCCGGGCCGGGCTCGGGGCTGCCCGGTGGCCTCAGTCCGCTCAGCCCGTCGCCGCCCATGGGCGCACCGATCGCCATGCACGGCCCGGCCGGGTACCCGGCGCACGGCCCCGGCGGCCTGGTGTGCGCCGCGCAGCTGCCCTTCCTGTCGAGCCCGGCGGTGCTGTCGCCCTTCGTGCTGGGCTCGCAGACCTACGGCGCGCCCGCCTTCTACGCGCCACACCTCTGA